One segment of Leptospira langatensis DNA contains the following:
- a CDS encoding diguanylate cyclase produces the protein MPKDPERSKSLTFSRILSRLKSVWGISLILLLFFCPLLAQEAPEQSPVIRLDSHSAEKIQLKGEISFFKDSSGDATWEEISNGDFDDKFKKHAERVPGFGYDASPYWFKISVEVEEPLSSERFLILEYPHIDYVDLYWKDAKGQEGEFHTGDMLPFKERPVADRYFVFPLPLEDKGKIDIFLRAKSDGSLSIPLSLVTKGFLESSSRMSLMLNGIYFGALGVMIFYNFFLFLGIREKTYIYYVILIFSVTYFTIMTSGYGFWFLLPNSPKFINASFLLSTCVAMVFLGLFAEEYLQTKNSHPNLHKAVRGFSYLWGIFLILTPFLPAQFVFPTSAILPIFEIVLLIVISILQSVRRDRKARIFLSAWVLSLIGIVIFSLNKLGFYDSDAIASGTLKLGILSNVILLSLGLVDRINTFRKEKEEYKEKADKLLELSLLDPLTGVANRRFFDQELEREWNRSVRTERPLSLLMIDVDFFKAYNDTYGHLKGDHVLEQVAQSLKDCLNRSSDMIARYGGEEFGVILPDTPVEGAIVVALNMLQTVEDMGIPHSKSTFTRVTVSIGVSTNTDRDIHSYQELLGLADKNLYDAKAFGRNHIRH, from the coding sequence ATGCCAAAGGATCCTGAAAGATCAAAATCCCTTACGTTTTCTAGGATCCTCTCTCGCCTTAAGTCTGTTTGGGGCATTTCCCTGATCCTCCTTCTTTTCTTCTGTCCTCTTCTTGCACAAGAAGCTCCGGAGCAAAGCCCGGTCATCCGACTGGATTCCCATTCTGCCGAAAAGATCCAATTGAAGGGAGAGATCTCCTTCTTCAAGGACAGTAGCGGCGATGCTACTTGGGAAGAGATCTCTAACGGAGATTTCGATGACAAATTCAAAAAGCATGCGGAGAGAGTTCCGGGCTTTGGTTATGATGCTTCTCCGTATTGGTTTAAGATCTCCGTAGAAGTCGAAGAACCTCTTTCCTCGGAAAGATTCCTCATTTTAGAATACCCTCATATCGATTATGTAGATCTCTATTGGAAGGACGCCAAAGGGCAAGAAGGCGAATTCCATACGGGAGACATGTTGCCTTTCAAGGAAAGACCAGTAGCTGATCGTTATTTTGTATTTCCCCTCCCCTTAGAGGACAAGGGAAAGATCGATATTTTTCTGAGAGCCAAGTCCGACGGTTCCCTTTCCATTCCTTTGAGCCTGGTCACGAAAGGCTTTTTGGAATCTTCTTCTCGTATGTCTCTCATGCTGAACGGGATCTATTTCGGTGCATTGGGGGTGATGATCTTCTATAATTTCTTCCTGTTTCTCGGGATACGCGAAAAGACCTATATATATTACGTAATTCTAATTTTTTCCGTTACATATTTTACCATCATGACTTCGGGATACGGATTCTGGTTCCTTCTTCCCAATTCTCCCAAGTTTATTAATGCCTCGTTCTTATTGTCGACCTGCGTTGCCATGGTGTTTTTGGGGCTCTTTGCCGAAGAATATCTGCAAACCAAGAATTCCCATCCGAACCTGCACAAAGCAGTTAGAGGATTCAGCTATCTTTGGGGAATTTTCCTAATACTTACTCCTTTCTTACCGGCTCAGTTCGTTTTTCCTACAAGCGCCATCTTGCCAATTTTCGAGATCGTTCTGCTCATCGTGATCTCCATTCTGCAATCCGTAAGAAGAGATAGAAAAGCCAGGATCTTTTTGAGCGCTTGGGTGCTCAGCTTGATCGGCATCGTCATCTTCTCCTTGAACAAATTAGGATTCTACGATTCGGATGCGATCGCTTCCGGCACATTGAAATTAGGAATACTGAGCAATGTGATCCTTCTCTCTCTCGGTCTCGTGGATCGGATCAATACCTTTCGAAAAGAAAAAGAGGAATACAAAGAGAAAGCCGACAAGTTGTTAGAACTTTCCCTTTTAGATCCTTTAACGGGAGTTGCTAACCGAAGATTCTTCGACCAGGAATTGGAGAGAGAATGGAACCGCTCCGTTAGAACGGAACGTCCTCTTTCCCTTCTCATGATAGATGTGGACTTCTTCAAGGCATACAATGATACTTACGGGCATTTAAAGGGAGACCATGTCTTAGAACAGGTAGCTCAGTCTTTGAAAGATTGCCTGAATCGCTCCTCGGATATGATCGCACGTTACGGCGGGGAAGAATTCGGCGTAATCCTTCCGGATACTCCTGTCGAAGGGGCCATCGTAGTCGCGTTGAATATGCTGCAAACTGTAGAGGATATGGGGATCCCTCATTCTAAAAGTACGTTCACTCGGGTCACTGTTTCCATTGGAGTGTCTACAAATACGGATAGAGATATTCATTCGTACCAAGAATTACTGGGATTGGCGGACAAAAATCTATACGATGCAAAGGCGTTCGGTAGAAACCATATCCGTCACTAA
- a CDS encoding polysaccharide deacetylase family protein: MLERILRISLLLISLFSFSLNAGPVQDFMSPGPRSEKRSKPSGEEDPSTSNPPAKQERKPEKKEPSSQDISPPRSETKVKKEKEEQIASDPESSSKSKRVQRRKRSKALASAKKQTKEKEKKEEAPKKYENAVPGVSALPAKTEYDPKKQGGAEGHGKGIPVLCYHHLSDNGNPMGGYNLDPSLLEEQFKYLKSLGYQTLSLDQFYQYIQGKAGSDFPARSILLTFDDGSLTHRDVLVPLLKKYGFRASVFIYPTVISNPRYKFYLSWAQLKEALDSGVLDIGSHTVYHPKLPAMTRAEIRQQLRDSKATLEAKTGRKVQDLAYPFGLFDVRVIEEAKSAGYRMAFTVNPGKNMPGTYAYTVHRSLIPWGQSQSRFNSILSASPPTKIRLGVPDGSWVKPGETFSATIEGLDPNSIAVKISGKEAIAQKKSDTEYIIRIPEFKKTTSYPAMVVLGKTSVGKLRSETQFLFVNRREFKRDPD, translated from the coding sequence ATGCTTGAACGAATCCTTCGAATTTCTCTTCTTCTAATCTCTTTATTCTCTTTCAGTCTGAATGCCGGTCCCGTGCAGGACTTCATGAGCCCTGGACCTAGATCCGAAAAACGCTCTAAGCCAAGTGGAGAAGAAGATCCGTCCACTTCGAATCCTCCTGCTAAGCAAGAAAGAAAGCCGGAGAAGAAGGAACCTTCTTCTCAAGATATCTCTCCTCCTAGATCGGAGACCAAAGTAAAAAAAGAGAAGGAAGAGCAAATTGCTTCGGATCCGGAATCTTCTTCTAAGTCGAAACGCGTACAACGTAGAAAGAGATCCAAGGCCCTGGCCTCCGCTAAGAAACAGACCAAGGAAAAAGAGAAGAAAGAAGAGGCTCCTAAGAAATACGAGAATGCGGTTCCCGGAGTCTCTGCACTTCCTGCTAAAACGGAATACGATCCTAAGAAGCAAGGAGGAGCAGAAGGTCATGGTAAGGGAATTCCTGTTCTATGTTATCACCATTTGTCGGATAACGGAAATCCGATGGGAGGTTATAATTTAGATCCTAGTCTTCTGGAAGAACAGTTCAAATACCTCAAGTCTCTTGGCTATCAAACACTGAGCCTGGATCAATTCTATCAGTACATCCAAGGCAAGGCAGGAAGCGATTTCCCGGCAAGATCCATCCTATTGACTTTCGACGATGGATCATTAACTCATAGAGATGTTCTCGTACCTCTTCTGAAAAAGTACGGCTTCCGTGCTTCCGTATTCATCTACCCCACTGTGATCTCGAACCCAAGGTACAAATTCTACTTAAGCTGGGCCCAATTGAAAGAAGCCTTGGACAGCGGAGTCCTGGATATAGGATCGCACACTGTGTATCATCCTAAATTACCTGCGATGACTCGTGCAGAGATCAGACAGCAATTGAGAGATTCCAAGGCAACCTTAGAGGCCAAGACAGGAAGAAAGGTCCAAGACCTCGCCTATCCTTTCGGTCTCTTCGACGTACGAGTGATCGAAGAAGCCAAATCCGCCGGTTATAGAATGGCATTCACAGTGAACCCTGGAAAGAATATGCCGGGAACCTACGCATATACTGTGCATCGTTCCTTGATCCCTTGGGGCCAGTCCCAGTCCAGATTCAATTCCATTCTGAGTGCAAGTCCTCCTACAAAGATCCGTTTGGGAGTTCCGGACGGTTCCTGGGTAAAACCGGGAGAGACCTTCTCTGCAACGATAGAAGGATTGGATCCGAATTCCATTGCAGTTAAGATCAGCGGAAAAGAAGCGATCGCTCAGAAGAAATCCGATACGGAATACATTATTAGAATTCCTGAATTTAAGAAGACGACTAGCTATCCCGCCATGGTCGTACTAGGCAAGACTTCGGTAGGAAAGCTAAGAAGCGAGACCCAGTTCTTATTCGTAAATCGGAGAGAATTTAAAAGAGATCCAGACTGA
- a CDS encoding LB099 family protein: protein MDYEKEKKKLLSAKTPEQYIEFSIKSKLEGPKKSSITTEWLNKSGYSIDDIKYARNRHPFWREKRNKGSYERNSRRLEYHNYYKSDEKIVWDDAKLSKFYDLNQEGNADHELARIFKTSIPAVNHIRRKFRFATTLLELEKKKPSKATVIKLSTHSESVLKRLIKEKGRK, encoded by the coding sequence ATGGATTACGAAAAGGAAAAAAAGAAACTTCTCTCTGCGAAAACACCAGAGCAGTACATAGAATTTTCCATAAAATCAAAACTAGAAGGGCCAAAGAAGTCCAGTATTACCACAGAATGGTTAAATAAATCCGGTTATTCAATAGATGACATAAAATATGCAAGAAATCGGCATCCTTTTTGGCGAGAAAAAAGAAACAAAGGTTCTTACGAAAGAAACAGCCGCAGACTTGAATACCATAACTACTATAAGTCGGATGAAAAGATCGTCTGGGACGACGCAAAACTTTCCAAGTTTTACGACCTGAACCAAGAAGGGAATGCCGATCATGAGCTGGCAAGGATCTTTAAAACTTCCATCCCAGCAGTGAACCATATTCGCAGAAAATTCCGTTTTGCAACTACTCTATTGGAACTGGAAAAAAAGAAACCAAGCAAGGCCACAGTCATTAAGTTAAGCACCCATTCTGAATCGGTACTGAAGCGTTTAATCAAGGAAAAAGGGAGAAAATAA
- a CDS encoding SDR family oxidoreductase, translating into MKRAVITGGTEGIGKATVQGLAERGWAITLVARNKDKAENTVREISAKTGNKNLEYILGDLSSLAEVKRIAQELSQKHSSIDCLINNAGVMSPERKETKDGHELNFGVNHLSHVLLTRMLLTNIKKSPQGRIVIVSSKLHRNAKPDLDDLEQKSKYDWMKAYSDSKLFNVYFAQDLSELLQDTSVTANALHPGVVNTELVRDLRGPVGFLFGLVKNLIFISPTKGAQTSIYLADAPGLEKTSGQYFEDREKVRLKGLALDPDLRAKIREKTDQILKPFLN; encoded by the coding sequence ATGAAGCGGGCAGTCATCACAGGCGGAACAGAAGGGATCGGTAAGGCCACAGTCCAAGGACTCGCAGAAAGAGGATGGGCTATTACTCTAGTAGCTAGAAATAAGGATAAGGCGGAGAACACTGTACGTGAAATTTCCGCAAAGACAGGAAACAAAAATTTAGAATATATTTTAGGAGATCTAAGTTCACTGGCCGAAGTGAAACGGATCGCTCAAGAGTTGAGTCAAAAACATTCTTCTATAGATTGTCTGATCAATAATGCGGGAGTCATGTCTCCGGAAAGAAAAGAAACTAAAGATGGTCATGAATTGAACTTCGGTGTAAATCATCTCTCTCACGTACTTCTGACCAGGATGCTTCTTACGAATATTAAGAAGTCGCCCCAAGGAAGGATCGTGATCGTAAGCTCCAAGCTGCATAGGAATGCGAAGCCTGATCTGGACGATCTGGAGCAAAAATCCAAGTATGACTGGATGAAGGCATATTCCGACTCAAAGCTATTCAACGTATACTTTGCCCAGGATCTGTCGGAGTTACTACAAGATACTTCCGTGACCGCAAATGCCTTGCATCCTGGGGTCGTGAATACGGAGCTCGTGCGGGATCTGCGGGGCCCTGTCGGTTTCCTCTTTGGGCTCGTCAAGAATCTGATCTTTATTAGCCCTACAAAGGGCGCCCAAACATCCATATATCTTGCGGACGCTCCCGGTTTGGAGAAGACTTCCGGGCAGTATTTCGAAGACAGGGAGAAGGTTCGTTTGAAGGGCCTAGCCTTGGATCCGGATCTGCGTGCCAAGATCCGAGAGAAGACGGATCAGATCCTGAAGCCTTTCCTGAACTAG
- a CDS encoding exodeoxyribonuclease V subunit gamma: protein MPTKVFSSHNLFDLSEALSISLKQEIRESDGLYSPVVIIPNKSMETWLNLDLVQRFGVVFNIRFLFLEKILEELLLQKFSPEMDLRSRPFLRGEAQKFQIYETLLKNPEMIKKYPSLKTYLLPADRKNIDPIRLWDLSGRLAKYFKDYELHRQDWIKNWIGDPYAILRLPGEDIWEEIATQSEIFFFQKELYSLITKSSSKESLIQYSMRMLGTKDNPLGASHNIYLFALSQLSSTYVSIFRSLLPEVELRVFQFGVPADETVSGLGRDQICRGWANSFRALRKSWVNADSEFIEVSSREKEKDPNVLNVFQKYLIYGKGGVSQKVSPDESLQVMEAPSKLREVEAVFHHMLAHLSETSETKLTDFGIFCTDLSAYRPAIEFIFEGGILTKTGNRAQTKTLPYTIRDVIAGDTSKYLNAILSLFPLLSGKRSRASLFSLFLNPCFQERWELDSSIVKEWASFAEDLELYQDDSKDGSPLSFSFRKGFLRLAVGNILSDLEEENSPISPYDPESHSSAVWIGVWKRVSSLLDRFSEKLNDPKTSGEELIDSLIALLRSILTSQISDLDESEIEKAILDSLFELRSISWDTKDSKDRIRFLEKFLKQSSGEIQVRKGQYLTGGITVSALQPMRPIPFKHVYVLGLGEGLFPGTDDTSSFNLRYLSPREGDIGLRELNQSLLYETILSARESLTLSFVAEDITKDESIAPSSSLLLLEQALKENVLVPEASVRIQIPLNKHSREYFEPKEASSHKNNEKFLANFDLSSSLIYGKKEDKDFYSKNVMQSLRSPEIIPKKPTLAQDSLDWNELVRFARSPLSFHLQKRFGLYVEEISETESKREEPFRISDEFEFMNDLWNHSLQKRSSLELKDSLDPIYGLWEKKGKIPRGVFGDAEFLIKAEKIAKISDSLSEELENSKILTGISFGESPKQGDLLRLSPISLPISDGANIKVVGLKENVLLRNEMDGSNSLFLVYPNSSKRLKNLIEPFLLQCLLDSSSEKNIPKSVYAILGYGDKPVILRMDREGQESLRKEFLSDLVKEFLKPFLSLVSPRLWEDFPEREELKDLDAESYRKFATEYKVWASQSVQYDPETYLDSVLKLLPHPQKYINESDFTFCMKIYQSLSSVLHVEK, encoded by the coding sequence ATGCCGACTAAAGTCTTTAGTTCCCACAATCTATTCGATCTTTCGGAAGCTCTCTCTATTTCCCTGAAACAGGAGATCCGAGAGTCGGACGGACTCTATTCTCCCGTAGTCATTATCCCGAACAAGAGCATGGAGACCTGGCTGAACCTAGACCTGGTCCAAAGGTTCGGAGTGGTGTTCAATATCCGCTTCCTCTTCTTGGAGAAGATCCTAGAAGAACTATTACTCCAAAAATTCTCTCCTGAGATGGATCTGAGATCCAGACCTTTCCTCCGAGGCGAAGCTCAAAAATTCCAGATCTATGAGACCTTGCTCAAAAACCCGGAGATGATAAAAAAATATCCGTCTCTCAAAACCTATCTTCTTCCTGCGGATAGAAAGAATATCGATCCGATCCGTCTCTGGGATCTTTCCGGGCGGTTAGCAAAGTACTTTAAAGATTACGAATTACATCGTCAGGATTGGATCAAGAATTGGATCGGGGATCCGTATGCCATCCTTCGTTTGCCTGGAGAGGATATTTGGGAAGAGATAGCGACTCAATCCGAGATCTTCTTCTTTCAAAAAGAATTATATTCTCTGATCACTAAGTCTTCTTCCAAAGAAAGCCTGATCCAATACTCGATGAGAATGTTAGGAACTAAGGACAATCCGCTTGGCGCCTCTCACAATATATATTTGTTCGCGCTTTCCCAGCTCTCGAGTACATATGTTTCCATCTTTAGAAGCCTATTACCCGAAGTAGAGCTACGAGTCTTTCAATTCGGAGTTCCCGCTGACGAAACCGTAAGCGGATTGGGAAGAGATCAGATCTGTAGAGGTTGGGCGAACTCTTTTCGAGCGCTTCGAAAATCCTGGGTGAACGCAGACTCGGAATTCATAGAAGTATCAAGTCGCGAAAAGGAGAAAGATCCTAACGTTCTAAACGTATTTCAAAAATATTTAATATATGGGAAGGGTGGCGTCTCTCAAAAAGTCTCTCCCGACGAAAGCCTGCAAGTCATGGAGGCCCCTAGCAAACTGAGAGAAGTAGAAGCGGTCTTTCATCATATGCTCGCTCATCTTTCGGAGACCTCCGAGACTAAGCTGACTGATTTTGGGATCTTCTGCACGGATCTTTCGGCGTACCGACCCGCAATAGAATTTATTTTCGAAGGTGGGATCCTCACTAAAACAGGGAATCGGGCCCAAACCAAGACATTGCCGTATACGATCCGAGATGTGATCGCAGGAGATACGAGCAAATACCTGAATGCGATCTTATCCTTGTTCCCTCTTTTGTCCGGAAAAAGATCCAGAGCATCTCTTTTTTCTCTCTTCTTAAATCCTTGTTTCCAAGAGAGATGGGAATTGGACTCGTCGATCGTCAAGGAATGGGCTTCGTTTGCGGAAGACTTGGAATTGTACCAAGACGATTCCAAGGACGGCTCCCCTCTTTCATTCTCTTTTCGAAAAGGGTTTTTGCGTTTGGCGGTCGGAAATATTCTCTCCGATCTAGAGGAGGAAAATTCTCCCATCTCTCCGTATGATCCCGAGAGTCATTCTTCCGCAGTATGGATCGGAGTTTGGAAAAGGGTATCTTCTCTTTTGGATCGTTTTTCAGAGAAGTTAAACGATCCTAAGACTTCGGGAGAAGAATTGATCGATTCCCTCATTGCGCTTTTACGATCGATCCTTACTTCCCAAATCTCGGATCTAGATGAGAGTGAGATTGAAAAGGCGATCTTAGATTCCTTATTCGAATTGAGATCCATCTCTTGGGACACGAAGGACTCAAAGGATCGGATCCGATTCTTGGAAAAATTCTTAAAGCAATCTTCCGGAGAGATCCAGGTTAGAAAAGGCCAATATTTAACCGGAGGAATTACGGTCTCCGCGTTGCAGCCAATGCGACCCATTCCGTTCAAGCACGTATACGTTCTAGGTTTGGGGGAAGGATTATTCCCAGGCACAGACGATACTTCTTCGTTCAATCTTAGATATCTTTCTCCAAGAGAAGGAGATATAGGCCTAAGGGAGCTGAACCAATCCCTCTTGTATGAGACAATCTTGTCGGCTCGCGAAAGTCTGACCCTTTCCTTTGTCGCAGAAGACATTACAAAAGACGAAAGTATTGCTCCTTCTTCTTCTCTGCTTCTCTTGGAACAAGCATTGAAGGAGAATGTGTTGGTGCCGGAAGCAAGCGTTCGCATCCAAATTCCTTTAAATAAGCATAGTAGGGAATATTTCGAGCCTAAGGAGGCTTCTTCTCATAAGAATAACGAGAAGTTCTTAGCAAATTTCGATCTTTCCTCTTCTTTGATCTACGGAAAGAAGGAAGATAAGGATTTCTATTCCAAGAATGTGATGCAATCCTTGCGCTCTCCGGAAATTATCCCTAAGAAGCCAACCTTGGCTCAGGATTCTTTAGATTGGAATGAGCTAGTACGATTTGCTCGCTCTCCTCTTTCCTTTCATTTGCAAAAGCGATTCGGCCTGTATGTGGAAGAGATCTCAGAAACGGAATCTAAGAGAGAAGAACCGTTTCGTATCTCAGATGAGTTCGAATTCATGAACGATCTTTGGAACCATTCTCTGCAAAAACGTTCATCTTTGGAGTTAAAGGACTCTTTAGATCCGATCTATGGGCTTTGGGAAAAGAAAGGAAAGATCCCGAGAGGAGTCTTCGGCGACGCAGAATTCCTGATCAAAGCGGAAAAGATTGCAAAGATCTCGGATTCTCTCTCGGAAGAATTAGAAAATTCTAAAATTCTAACCGGGATCTCTTTTGGGGAATCCCCGAAACAAGGAGATCTTCTCCGTCTTTCTCCGATCTCTCTTCCTATCTCCGATGGGGCGAATATAAAGGTCGTCGGTTTGAAGGAAAATGTACTGCTCCGGAACGAAATGGATGGTAGTAATTCCCTTTTCTTAGTCTATCCGAACTCATCTAAGCGGTTGAAGAATTTGATTGAGCCTTTTCTACTTCAATGCCTACTTGATTCTTCTTCGGAGAAGAATATTCCAAAATCTGTATATGCGATCTTGGGGTACGGAGACAAACCTGTTATACTGAGAATGGATCGAGAAGGACAAGAATCCCTTAGGAAGGAGTTCTTATCGGATCTAGTAAAAGAATTCCTAAAGCCGTTTCTGTCCCTGGTTTCTCCAAGACTCTGGGAGGATTTTCCGGAGAGAGAAGAGTTAAAGGATTTGGATGCGGAGTCTTATCGAAAATTCGCGACTGAATACAAGGTTTGGGCAAGCCAATCCGTTCAATACGATCCCGAAACCTATTTGGATAGCGTGTTGAAACTCCTTCCTCATCCTCAAAAATATATTAACGAATCCGATTTTACGTTTTGTATGAAGATCTACCAATCCCTATCGAGTGTGCTTCATGTCGAAAAGTAA